A window from Opitutia bacterium ISCC 52 encodes these proteins:
- a CDS encoding substrate-binding domain-containing protein, whose protein sequence is MVDSASNVTQPVVAVLFESEFDSMVELFRGVQDYAETTGVWRAIPLNVGEEALLGDLIEHGNLAGMIGGLVSDHWIESHWLGRMPLVNVENLSLITRAPSVLIDDEEVGKVVAEKLLASGFSHFAYAGLTGNLYTKLRQRGFIDHLEENNKEVESAPQGWVTRPLVVWKDWLISQSRPLAVYCATDYTARRVIQAARLGGLKVPEDISVVGTGNIYRDSLFSGIPIASVELPYFEVGREAGRLLDEYRMGYKKVPEAVRLAPIRILERASARFDKVDDPVVARALDFMRVRFHEAPSVEKIAREMGVSRRLLEQRFQTSLSTTPYKELISIKMGRVCQLLEHTDKRIVEISQLCGFSSQHQLCNAFKRIHGKSPRHFREQLA, encoded by the coding sequence ATGGTAGATTCCGCTTCCAACGTAACTCAGCCCGTTGTTGCTGTGCTATTCGAATCAGAGTTTGATTCGATGGTTGAACTATTTCGCGGAGTTCAGGACTACGCTGAAACAACGGGCGTATGGCGGGCTATCCCCTTGAACGTCGGTGAAGAGGCCTTATTAGGTGACCTCATTGAACATGGCAACTTGGCAGGCATGATTGGCGGACTCGTGAGTGATCACTGGATTGAATCCCATTGGCTTGGTAGGATGCCGCTGGTGAATGTTGAGAACTTATCGCTAATTACGCGCGCACCTTCTGTTTTGATCGATGATGAGGAGGTGGGAAAAGTGGTTGCTGAAAAGTTGTTGGCTTCAGGCTTCTCTCATTTCGCCTACGCTGGATTGACTGGAAATCTTTATACCAAACTTCGCCAACGAGGATTTATAGATCATCTTGAGGAAAACAATAAGGAGGTAGAGTCTGCTCCACAAGGATGGGTGACAAGACCGCTGGTAGTTTGGAAAGATTGGCTAATATCACAATCGCGTCCACTTGCAGTCTATTGCGCGACCGATTATACCGCACGTCGAGTAATCCAGGCTGCTCGATTGGGCGGATTAAAAGTACCGGAGGATATCTCAGTCGTAGGCACGGGTAATATATATAGAGACAGTTTATTTTCGGGGATACCTATAGCTTCCGTAGAACTGCCGTATTTTGAAGTCGGACGAGAGGCCGGTCGACTGCTCGACGAATACCGCATGGGATACAAGAAAGTCCCTGAGGCAGTTCGGTTAGCACCTATTAGAATACTCGAGAGGGCTTCGGCTCGTTTTGATAAAGTAGATGATCCCGTCGTTGCCAGAGCTTTGGACTTTATGAGAGTGCGATTTCATGAAGCTCCTTCGGTTGAAAAGATCGCCCGGGAAATGGGTGTGTCTAGAAGACTGCTTGAGCAGAGATTCCAGACGAGTCTCTCAACTACTCCTTATAAAGAGCTTATCTCTATCAAGATGGGCCGTGTTTGCCAGCTACTTGAGCACACCGACAAACGGATCGTTGAGATTTCTCAGCTGTGTGGTTTTTCAAGTCAGCACCAATTATGTAATGCGTTTAAGAGAATCCATGGTAAATCACCCAGGCATTTTCGGGAACAACTGGCGTAA
- the gmd gene encoding GDP-mannose 4,6-dehydratase, with the protein MKKALITGITGQDGSYLAEILLEKGYEVHGIIRRSSSFNTERIDHLYSDPHTANTNLHLHYGDLADSTQMVKLLYHLQPEEIYNLGAQSHVRVSFDIPEYTGDVVGLGTVRILEAIREAGMVKKTRFYQASSSEMFGLVQEVPQTEKTPFWPRSPYSCAKVFAYWLTVNYRESYNLHASNGILFNHESPRRGETFVTRKITRAATRIKMGLQDKLYLGNLDAKRDWGYAKEYCEGMYLMLQQDNPDDYVLATNETHSVKEFCQESFACLDMDFEEFVDYDKRYERPAEVDLLIGDPAKAKKQLDWEPKTDFKGLVKLMVEADLQLAKKELAVKQASAN; encoded by the coding sequence ATGAAAAAAGCACTGATAACCGGAATTACAGGACAAGACGGATCCTATTTAGCAGAAATTCTCCTAGAAAAGGGATACGAAGTACATGGAATCATTCGTCGTTCTTCCTCTTTCAATACAGAGCGTATCGACCACCTCTATTCTGATCCTCACACCGCTAATACAAATTTACACCTTCACTATGGAGATCTAGCTGACTCCACCCAAATGGTGAAATTGCTCTACCATTTGCAGCCAGAAGAAATCTATAACCTTGGTGCTCAAAGTCATGTAAGGGTTTCTTTCGATATTCCTGAATACACAGGTGATGTAGTTGGCTTAGGAACCGTTCGCATCCTGGAGGCGATTCGAGAAGCAGGTATGGTAAAGAAAACACGTTTCTACCAAGCCTCCTCCTCCGAAATGTTTGGCCTGGTCCAAGAGGTCCCTCAAACAGAGAAAACACCCTTTTGGCCACGAAGCCCGTATTCCTGCGCAAAGGTATTCGCCTATTGGCTGACAGTGAACTACCGGGAGTCTTACAATTTGCATGCGAGCAACGGTATTCTCTTTAACCATGAGTCTCCTCGTCGCGGTGAAACCTTTGTGACCCGTAAAATTACACGTGCAGCCACACGAATTAAGATGGGACTACAAGATAAACTCTATCTGGGTAATCTCGATGCAAAACGTGATTGGGGCTACGCAAAAGAATATTGCGAGGGTATGTATTTAATGCTTCAGCAGGACAACCCTGACGATTACGTGTTGGCGACAAATGAAACTCACTCTGTTAAGGAGTTTTGCCAGGAATCGTTCGCTTGTCTCGACATGGATTTTGAAGAATTTGTTGACTACGACAAACGCTACGAACGCCCTGCAGAGGTAGATTTACTTATTGGCGATCCTGCTAAAGCCAAGAAACAACTCGATTGGGAACCCAAGACAGATTTCAAGGGGCTGGTAAAACTTATGGTTGAGGCTGACCTTCAGCTGGCTAAAAAGGAACTCGCTGTTAAACAAGCATCAGCAAACTAA
- a CDS encoding GDP-L-fucose synthase codes for MDPSWKVYVSGHRGMVGSAIVRKLDSLGYEEIETSTRAELDLTDQTAVRRFYELERPDAVVIAAAKVGGIGANSTYPAGFIYENLAIATNQIHAAYEFGVKRLLFLGSSCIYPKQAPQPMPEDCLLTSELEPSNEPYAIAKIAGLKMCQYYRKQYGVMFHSLMPTNLYGPGDNYHLENSHVLPALIRKFHEAKENGDPEVVMWGTGTPLREFLHVDDLADASLFLMGLNNPPDWVNVGSGDEVSIRQLAESVKNAVGYEGTIVQDLDKPDGTPRKLMDNSLLNSLGWTREIDLDSGIKRTYESFLAEMANDSLRS; via the coding sequence ATGGATCCCTCATGGAAAGTCTACGTATCTGGTCATCGCGGCATGGTCGGATCGGCTATAGTACGCAAACTCGATTCTCTTGGTTACGAGGAAATCGAAACCTCAACGAGAGCCGAACTTGATCTGACCGATCAAACAGCGGTTAGACGTTTTTATGAGCTGGAAAGACCAGATGCTGTTGTCATAGCGGCAGCCAAAGTAGGCGGCATCGGAGCCAACAGCACTTATCCGGCTGGTTTCATCTACGAGAATCTGGCCATTGCCACCAACCAGATTCACGCTGCGTACGAGTTTGGAGTGAAGCGCCTTCTCTTTCTGGGGAGCTCTTGTATTTATCCGAAACAGGCTCCGCAACCCATGCCGGAGGATTGTTTACTGACAAGTGAGCTGGAGCCCAGCAACGAGCCCTATGCCATTGCTAAAATTGCAGGTCTTAAAATGTGCCAGTACTACCGCAAGCAATATGGGGTGATGTTTCACTCACTCATGCCCACAAACTTGTATGGTCCAGGCGACAATTATCATCTTGAAAATTCTCATGTGCTCCCTGCGCTGATTCGAAAATTCCATGAGGCGAAAGAAAATGGCGATCCAGAAGTCGTTATGTGGGGAACGGGAACTCCATTACGCGAATTCCTGCATGTGGACGATTTGGCAGATGCCTCGCTCTTCCTCATGGGCTTGAATAACCCACCCGATTGGGTAAACGTCGGCAGCGGCGACGAAGTTTCTATAAGACAACTCGCAGAATCTGTAAAAAATGCCGTAGGGTACGAAGGAACTATAGTTCAGGACCTGGACAAACCAGACGGGACGCCCCGAAAGTTAATGGACAACTCTTTGCTCAATAGCTTGGGCTGGACAAGGGAGATTGATCTGGATTCAGGGATCAAACGGACCTACGAGTCATTTCTCGCAGAAATGGCAAATGACTCTTTGAGGTCCTAA